AAAGCACAACAGTGAAGATTATCGACTCCAGAGGAAAAGAAGTTGAAGTAAACTATCCGGCTAAGAAAATCGTATGTCTGCTAAACAGTGTTTTGAATGACCTTTATATGCTTGGTGCGAAAGACCAGGTTATCGCAATAGACAAATGGACATATGATACAAAGGATGTTTTTGAACTTACTGCGCAGATTGATGAAAGGGTAAAGAACAAGTCACTCCCCGCTATTGACAAAAACATTGAAGAAATCGTTGGGATGAACCCGGATGTGGTAGTCATGTGGGCCGGTCAGGAGGATGATATTAAAACTCTGGAGGACAAAGGGGTTAAGGTAGTAGGAATACAAGTGGATAACTTTGAGCAGGTCTACACAAAGATGGAGATACTGGGCAAAATCTCAGGCAAAGAAAACAGAGCGGCAGAGATTATTGACTACACAAAAAAAGAACTTCAAAATATTAAAAATAAGATTAAAGCTATTGATGAATCAGAGAAGCCGTCATCCCTATTTGTATGGGGACCTTCAAAGCTAGACATCGCCGGAAGCAACAGCACCGGTGACAGTATTATAAAAATGAGTGGAGCGAAAAATTCTGCTGCCGATATAAATGAGGAACATATTGTTGCAAAAATGGAGCAGGTTGTTAACTGGAATCCTGACTTCATCATTTTGTGGAATATCAAGGATTTGGATCCCGATGACTACTTCAAAGATGCACAGTGGAGCAATATAAATGCCATAAAAAACAAAGCAGTTGTTGAGCTGCCCCATCCATTCTATTGCGATCTTTGGACGGTTAAATATATATATTCGGTTAACATCATAGCAAAAACCCTTTACCCTGATTTGTTCAAGGATGCAGACATTGAGAAAACAAAAGCGGATATGCTGAAAAAGTTATATAACATCGATTTTAAATAGAGTAAGATAAATAGAGCAAGGGATTAAGGAAATATTTATGAAAAAAGACATAGAGAAATTAATATATTTCTTACCAATACCGGTTTTTTTAATTACTTTGTGCATTGGTTCCTATCACATACCAATTGCCAAGGTGATAGATTTAATGCTTTATAAAATAAGCGGATATACATTCTTTCATAGTGTAATTGACACAAACAGCCTGAATGTATTATTAGAGATAAGGTTACCAAGGGTTATTCTTTCAATGCTTGTTGGAGCAAGTCTTTCGGTTTCGGGGACCTCCTTCCAGGCTGTATTGAAGAATCCCATTGTTGAGCCATATACCCTTGGCTTATCATCAGGGGCAGCTTTTGGAGCTGCCCTTGCGTTGTCATTTCTTAATATTCCGGTACAGATCAGTGCATTCATTTTCGCCATTATGGGTGTTGCCATCTGCTATATGGCTGCTATGAAAGACGGGGATACATCTGTGGTATCATTGGTTTTATCGGGAGTTGTAATATCAGCTTTATTTACTGCATTATTATCAATACTGCAAATAATGATTGATCCGTTAAAACTTCAGGGATTAGTATACTGGATAATGGGAAGCCTTCATACATCAAGCTGGGAGAAAGTTGCCTCAGTACTTCCATATATGGTTATTGGATTCTTGTTAACATATGTTTTCAGATGGAAACTGAATATACTGGCATTGGGTGGCAGGGATTCGGTGATATTGGGGGTAAACCCTAAAAAATATAAGATGCTTTACATACTTGCTGCTACATTGCTGGCGGCTGCAGCGGTATCAGTTTCCGGAATTATCAGTTTGGTTGGTTTAATGATACCACGTGTGTTAAGAATTCTTTTTGGACCTGATAACCGTAAATTAATACCATTGTCTTTTTGTCTGGGAGCATCTTATTTGGCAATTGTAGATTGCTTTTCAAGGAATCTTTTCTCATTTGAAATTCCTATAGGGATATTTACAACTATACTTGGTGCGCCATATTTTATTATCCTTATTAGAAGGAGCAAGGCAGGTGTGTGGCAATGATAAGATTTGAAGGAGTGACAATAGCATATCAAAAGCAAACAGTACTTGAAAATGTTAATCTTGAAATTGAGAAAGGTATAATTACAACCTTTTTGGGGCCCAACGGCAGCGGCAAAACCTCACTGATATCCTCCATCAATGGAACTATAAAACCTGTGTGCGGTAAAATATATATCGATGACAAGGATATTTCAAAACTAAAGACCAAAAAACTTGCCGGAATAGTTGCAACAGTTCCACAATTATATAATACCAACTTTAATTTCACTGTTTTAGAGATGATTTTATTAGGTAGGTCTCCGCATATTGGCTATGTTCCGGGGAAAGATGATATAGATAAAGCGGATGAGGCAATCGAGAAGATAGGTATTGAGTATTTAAGGGATAAAGAATTCAACAGGTTAAGTGGCGGGGAGAGGCAGCTGGTGATGATTGCACGAGCCATTGCTCAGGATACCGAAGTAATACTGCTTGATGAACCTACCTCTTACCTTGATTTAAAAAATCAGCTTAAAGTATTGAATGTTGTAAAGCAAATTAACTCATCGCAAAAAGTTACATGTATAATGACCTTGCATGATCCCAACCATGCGCTCATGTATTCCGACAAGATTGTTATGTTCAAAAACGGAACTTTAGAAACCGGTACAATTGAAGATATGATTAATGCCAGGAATATATATGAGGTATATGGAGTAAAAGCCGATATAGTAAAAGTGAATAATAAAAAATTTGTGATACCCGATTATTAACTGGATGATATAGCATAAAAAGAATAGCAGAGGTGGAAAAAATAATGAGAGTTTTCGAATCCCATATCCACTTTCCCATTGATATGTATGAAGCTGAATTTACCGAAAAGATAAATGATGTGACTTTGCGGTTAACAGATAATTTAGTAGAAAACATGATCAAATCAAATGTGGTTAAAGCTGCATTGTTGGGGGGACGAGGAAAAGTAAATGAAATGGTGAAAGAGGCAATCCATAGATATCCGGAAATTTTTGTTGGATTAGCTTATATTGATATAGACAAAGATGGCCCAGCGATTTTGAACTACTATAAGGAATCAGGATTTAAGGGAGTTAAAATTATTTGTCCTAATTATAATTATGATGAAGAAAGGTATTATCCATTTTATCAGTTGGCTCAAGAATTAGGGCTTGTGGCTTTGTTTCATACAGGGGTCATTGGAAATGCTGTAGATTACCTTGTAGAGTCTCCTTTTGATAAAAAACTTATTGAAATTTCAAGGGATTTTGAGACAAAAATAAAACGATTTAATACATCTTCGCGTTTCATGCTGCCAATTTATTTGGATAATATTGCATTGAAATTCCCGGAATTGAAGATTATAGGTGCTCATCTAGGTTATGGCATGTATGAGTTATCCTGTGCAATAGCCCGTTTTAGAAGAAATGTGTTTTTTGATCTTTCGGGCGGAGATGTTGTGAGGAGGCACATCACGGAGAAAAGACTGATTGGAAAAGAGATTTCTTCTTATAAAATTCTGTATGCCTCCGACGGTTTACCTGATAAATTATATGATGATATAAGTATATGGGAAGAAGAACTTTATAAAATGGGGCTTAGTGAAAAAGAAATAGATAATATTATGTACTTGAATGCAGCCAGAATTTATGGAGTTGAAGAGCCGGAAGGATGATGTTATCCTATAGGTAACAATCTGCTGTCTTAAAAAGGTAGTGTTTTGATAGGGGGATGCAAGTGAGAATAGCTGTAATAGATGGTCAAGGCGGAGGTATCGGAAAATCAATTGTTGAGAAATTAAGGAAGGAATTGATGGAAGATATTGAAATTGTTGCTCTGGGAACAAACTCGCTTGCCACATCTTTTATGATGAAGGCTGGTGCAAATGAGGGAGCTACAGGAGAAAATGCAATTGTTTATAATTCTAGTAAAGTCGATATAATAATCGGGGCTATAGGAATTATTGCGGCAAATTCAATGTTAGGGGAATTGACTCCAACAATGGCTAAAGCAATTGCTGAAAGTCCAGCTAAAAAAGTGCTTCTTCCATTAAATCGATGAAATATCGAAGTTGTAGGTGTTGATAAGAGTGAGCCTTTGCCGCATCTTATTGATAAGGTGGTTCAAAGTATTAAAGAAAGCATGAAGAGGTGCTAATATGTGTGAAGCAAATGTTTATTTAATTGATGAGAAAGGTGAAGAAAAGCTGTTTCTTGAATCTGTTGACAAGATACTCCCAGAAGAAGAGAACTTGATATTGGAAAATATATTTGGACAAAGGAAGATAGTAAAAGCAAGGATTAAGGAAATGGAACTGGTAAATCATAGAATTGTTTTGCAAAGATGATTTACATGAGGCCATTTACGATAAAAAGACAAAATGCATGTGTATGTAAAATAATTCTTTGCTACAGTAAGAAGGGCAGAGTAAATACAAGAAATCTATGGGTTTGAAGTATCAGCCTAGATGGTAAGCAATATCACTGATAAAATGTTACCTGATATAGGAGAGTAGCATAAGGCCAATGGATGAGATTTATCCGATAGTATTTATTACGCTATTCATTCTCAATTGAATTTTACAAAAAAAGTGAAATTCTAATTACTGGCAGTGAAATTTGAAGGGCAATAATATTAACCAATAAAAATAAAGTGAGCAAGCTTTGACAAATTTCAACATGACCTTTGTTATATAATAAATAGTATAATCAACATAAATAAAACTGATAAAGGCAAACTTGTTGAAAGACAAGGACGCAAAGCCACGGGTCTAAAGCGGTATACCGCTATGATGGCCGGGTTGCCGGAACTAAGCTGCTTTAGGCTCATTGGTGTTTTTATAGCATCAGTGAGCCTTTATGTATACAACCTGAATTATTTATAGCAATGACTTCGAGCCATTATGACTATGATTTGCCGGAAAAGTGTTTACAAGTTTGCCAATAAATCCTGAAAGGAAGTGGTGAGTTTGTTACCGGCTAAAGTTGTAATGGCTGATGATGAACATGGAGTAATGCTGATACTCTGCTCAATTCTTAGTAAGCTTGAAGGGGCTTTGGTTATAGGAACAGCAGATAATGCTAAAGATGCAATAGCACTTGTAAGAGAGCATAACCCGGATTTAGCTATCCTGGATATTGAGATGCCTGATATGAAAGGGATAGAGTTAGCTGAAAAGCTGAGAGATATAAAACCGGATATAGCAATAGTCTTTATAACCGCACATCATGAATACTCTCTTGATGCATTCAAACTGTATGCATCCGATTATATATTAAAGCCAATTGATGAGGATAGAGTAAAATCTACTTTCCGACGCATATATAAGATGCTGGAAATATCAAAAAAGAGTAATACTTCCCAAAATACGGAGACCTGCAGAATTTCAATAAATCTGGGCAATGAACGAGTCTTTATAAAGCTGGATGAGATATTTTATATAGAAAAATCCGGACGTCACACCCTTATTTCATGCTCCAACGGGAAATTTAAAACCCGACAAACCCTGCAGGAGTTGGAGAAGTACTTGGGAAAGATGTTCTTTCGTTCCCATAAATCTTTCATTATAAACACCGATCGGATTGAAAAGATAGTCTCTTTTCCCAATTCATCGTATTATGAGGTAAAATTCAATAATTGTGAAGACAAGGCTTTACTTAGCCGTGACCGTATATCTGAGCTTATGAAGTATTCTGACTATAATGTTTAAGGGGGTATTGCGATGGATGTTATGCCGTTAATTCCCTTTTTAGGTGTGTCTGTTCCTGAAAGCCTGGTTTTGTATTATATGGTACTGGTATTAACGAAGAAAAAGGAGTCACCGTTTGTAGTAATAATCCTTTCCCTGCTGACTTCGATATTCTCATTCAGTATTCGGACAATGCCGGTACGATTTGGTATCCATACCATATCACAAGTAGCACTCATGACTATATTTTTGAACCTCTTTTTTCGATTGCCCTGGCATACTTCAGCAGTTGTAATGGTGCTTTCAAGTGTGTTTTTGGGATTGGCGGAGGGAATCTCAGTTCCTCTTCTGGCTTGGATTTTTAAATTAAAACTTGAACAAATCATCTCTGATCCTTTGCTAAGAATACTTTTTACTTTGCCACACTTAGTTTTACTTTCAGTATTAGCGTATATCATTGGCAAACGAGGATGGCGCTTACCGTTAATATCAGAAAAATTGGGAATAAAAAATGAGTCTGACAAAAGAACAACAAAGCAATCCATTAGGCAAAATTGTCTTTTGACATTATGCCTGGTACAAGCTTTAATGCTTGTTTTATTAAATCTTAGTTTTCATGCTTACAACACAGGTGTTTATCCCAGTTTTACACTTAAAACCCTAATAGAAGTTGGCAGCATTGTTTTATTGGTCTCTGTTTTAGCAACAATTTTTGTATCCGGATATCTGTTAAAAGTCATAGAACACGATGCAAAACTGGAAACAGAAATTCATTATGCCAGAGATAGACACAATTTACATTTGCGTTTGCAGGTTGAGCGTCATGACTTTTACAACCATCTTACTGCTATTTATGGATACATAAAGGCTTGTCATTTCGACCAGGCAGAAACTTATATCGAAAATTTGTATCATACTGTCAGCCGCATAGGAAGCCTCCTGAAAATTGAACCTCCGGAATTAGCGGCTATTATAAGTACAAAATATGAGGAAGCAAAAATTAACGGAATCAAGTTCTATTGGCATGTAAAAATACAAGACGGTTCACTTCCACTTTCGCCGGAGGATCTTACTCAATTAACCGGTAACCTTCTAGATAATGCTTTAGATGCAGTAAAAATGAATGGTTCCCCACGAATAGACTTAGTTCTAATGTGCAATAGGCTAGGTTTGGAATTAAAGGTATCCAATAACGGCAGTCCCATCCCTCAAAATGTAAGGCAAAATATTTTTACTGCCGGATATACGACTAAAAGCATTAAACAGCATAGTGGTCTTGGCCTATATATAATTAAGCAGATTATAGATCGTTATGACGGTCAATTACAGTTGAGAGAGCCAGAAGACTATACCGGTGTAGAATTTATGATTTATATTCCTTGGAAACGTTGAATTTATAGAAACGATGATTTAGTTAGAGTTAATACACTTCATCATTTCACTATTTGGAAAATTATGATACTATTACTGCATAGTAGTATTGTATAATTTTGAGGTCTGCGAAAGGATTGAAAGTTAATGTCAAAATTTTATCCGTTATTAGCTGTGATACTAATTGGTTTAATAGGCTTTATAAAAATATGCATATCTCTTAGGGAAGTAATAAACAAACGTTCATCTGCTATAGAGTATTTAAATAAATTTAGAGAATTTTCCAATGATCTATTTCAGGGGAACATCAATAGTGAGCTCTACCAGTGGCTTAAACTGAACAGTGTAAAAATACAAAAGCAAGTAAGCGCATACGGTATTTCATGTAATTATAAATCAGCTGGTGCTAATTATATGATTAAGGGATATCAAATAATATTAAATGGTATAAGTAACATGCTGACTGAATACCGCCAATTTGGCGGCTTGGGTTTAGGGACAAGTATACTGCAGGATGAGGCAACTTCTATAGATGACACACTACTTACATATATTGGTGAATTAGATTCAAATTACGAGGCAGTATTTTCAGAGATGAAAAATCCGTTAGTTTGGCTTAGGGAAGGTATTCAATCTATTGTTGTATTACCAATTTCACTTATATATTGGAGCGGTTTGATTCAGTATAGAACATATAATATCTTAACAAATAACTTCTTTATAAAACTTATAGCCTTTGTGGTTACAGTTATTGGACTAATAAGTTCCGTGATTACCATTGTTACTGGATATGAACCATTTTGGGGAATTGTAGAAAATATTAAGAAATAAAAAGAACTACTCAAATGTATTTTGACAAAGAAAAGTATTATCGTAATACAAAATATAAAAACAATTTTTAATCACAATAGTCCACCTAAAATGGACTTTTTATTTTGGAAATATAACGATTTAAACAACAATTCATACGAGTTAAGACGTTATTTCAACAGGTTGCGCAATTACCCTAGGAAATATATGGAATAGGTGATACTATGGAGCCAGAGGTGACATAGATGAATGAAGTTTCAATTCATAAAATTGGACAAGCATTAGGAACATATGTGGCAAAAAAAGTTTCCAGGGCAGATCAGACAGAAGTTCTGTCTTTCGGCGCAGA
The genomic region above belongs to Defluviitalea saccharophila and contains:
- a CDS encoding ABC transporter substrate-binding protein, whose product is MKKIIALFTMICIMAILAVGCQKAEVKQNEETKSTTVKIIDSRGKEVEVNYPAKKIVCLLNSVLNDLYMLGAKDQVIAIDKWTYDTKDVFELTAQIDERVKNKSLPAIDKNIEEIVGMNPDVVVMWAGQEDDIKTLEDKGVKVVGIQVDNFEQVYTKMEILGKISGKENRAAEIIDYTKKELQNIKNKIKAIDESEKPSSLFVWGPSKLDIAGSNSTGDSIIKMSGAKNSAADINEEHIVAKMEQVVNWNPDFIILWNIKDLDPDDYFKDAQWSNINAIKNKAVVELPHPFYCDLWTVKYIYSVNIIAKTLYPDLFKDADIEKTKADMLKKLYNIDFK
- a CDS encoding iron ABC transporter permease, with translation MKKDIEKLIYFLPIPVFLITLCIGSYHIPIAKVIDLMLYKISGYTFFHSVIDTNSLNVLLEIRLPRVILSMLVGASLSVSGTSFQAVLKNPIVEPYTLGLSSGAAFGAALALSFLNIPVQISAFIFAIMGVAICYMAAMKDGDTSVVSLVLSGVVISALFTALLSILQIMIDPLKLQGLVYWIMGSLHTSSWEKVASVLPYMVIGFLLTYVFRWKLNILALGGRDSVILGVNPKKYKMLYILAATLLAAAAVSVSGIISLVGLMIPRVLRILFGPDNRKLIPLSFCLGASYLAIVDCFSRNLFSFEIPIGIFTTILGAPYFIILIRRSKAGVWQ
- a CDS encoding ABC transporter ATP-binding protein, yielding MIRFEGVTIAYQKQTVLENVNLEIEKGIITTFLGPNGSGKTSLISSINGTIKPVCGKIYIDDKDISKLKTKKLAGIVATVPQLYNTNFNFTVLEMILLGRSPHIGYVPGKDDIDKADEAIEKIGIEYLRDKEFNRLSGGERQLVMIARAIAQDTEVILLDEPTSYLDLKNQLKVLNVVKQINSSQKVTCIMTLHDPNHALMYSDKIVMFKNGTLETGTIEDMINARNIYEVYGVKADIVKVNNKKFVIPDY
- a CDS encoding amidohydrolase family protein, whose protein sequence is MRVFESHIHFPIDMYEAEFTEKINDVTLRLTDNLVENMIKSNVVKAALLGGRGKVNEMVKEAIHRYPEIFVGLAYIDIDKDGPAILNYYKESGFKGVKIICPNYNYDEERYYPFYQLAQELGLVALFHTGVIGNAVDYLVESPFDKKLIEISRDFETKIKRFNTSSRFMLPIYLDNIALKFPELKIIGAHLGYGMYELSCAIARFRRNVFFDLSGGDVVRRHITEKRLIGKEISSYKILYASDGLPDKLYDDISIWEEELYKMGLSEKEIDNIMYLNAARIYGVEEPEG
- a CDS encoding DUF3842 family protein yields the protein MRIAVIDGQGGGIGKSIVEKLRKELMEDIEIVALGTNSLATSFMMKAGANEGATGENAIVYNSSKVDIIIGAIGIIAANSMLGELTPTMAKAIAESPAKKVLLPLNR
- a CDS encoding CooT family nickel-binding protein, whose protein sequence is MCEANVYLIDEKGEEKLFLESVDKILPEEENLILENIFGQRKIVKARIKEMELVNHRIVLQR
- a CDS encoding LytR/AlgR family response regulator transcription factor, translating into MLPAKVVMADDEHGVMLILCSILSKLEGALVIGTADNAKDAIALVREHNPDLAILDIEMPDMKGIELAEKLRDIKPDIAIVFITAHHEYSLDAFKLYASDYILKPIDEDRVKSTFRRIYKMLEISKKSNTSQNTETCRISINLGNERVFIKLDEIFYIEKSGRHTLISCSNGKFKTRQTLQELEKYLGKMFFRSHKSFIINTDRIEKIVSFPNSSYYEVKFNNCEDKALLSRDRISELMKYSDYNV
- a CDS encoding sensor histidine kinase, with amino-acid sequence MDVMPLIPFLGVSVPESLVLYYMVLVLTKKKESPFVVIILSLLTSIFSFSIRTMPVRFGIHTISQVALMTIFLNLFFRLPWHTSAVVMVLSSVFLGLAEGISVPLLAWIFKLKLEQIISDPLLRILFTLPHLVLLSVLAYIIGKRGWRLPLISEKLGIKNESDKRTTKQSIRQNCLLTLCLVQALMLVLLNLSFHAYNTGVYPSFTLKTLIEVGSIVLLVSVLATIFVSGYLLKVIEHDAKLETEIHYARDRHNLHLRLQVERHDFYNHLTAIYGYIKACHFDQAETYIENLYHTVSRIGSLLKIEPPELAAIISTKYEEAKINGIKFYWHVKIQDGSLPLSPEDLTQLTGNLLDNALDAVKMNGSPRIDLVLMCNRLGLELKVSNNGSPIPQNVRQNIFTAGYTTKSIKQHSGLGLYIIKQIIDRYDGQLQLREPEDYTGVEFMIYIPWKR